One stretch of Flavobacterium sp. 9 DNA includes these proteins:
- a CDS encoding porin family protein: MKKTVILILLVLLSSKGYSQFAKSMFSKDPIINLENWQKQRLYFGYYLGFNSFDFKFDYKTPVPDDIQVKKTTGFNVGVVADLRLQEYINLRFEPGLYYTKRDLYYPHLPGESTSFYLREVNSTYIHFPLLLKFSSLRTGNIRPYLVGGLSTTLNLSSNAKSKDDNFEGKFRVKQWTAAYEVGFGIDLFSEYFIFSPSIRGMFGINDELIRDNPANGASPWTGNIDSMKSRAILINFTFH; this comes from the coding sequence ATGAAAAAAACTGTAATCTTAATTTTATTAGTCTTATTATCCTCAAAAGGATATTCGCAATTTGCTAAAAGTATGTTTAGCAAAGATCCTATCATTAATCTTGAAAACTGGCAAAAGCAACGCCTGTATTTTGGATATTATTTAGGATTCAACAGTTTCGATTTTAAATTTGACTACAAAACCCCGGTTCCGGATGATATTCAGGTAAAAAAAACAACGGGATTTAATGTTGGAGTTGTTGCTGATTTAAGATTGCAGGAATATATTAATTTGCGATTTGAACCAGGTTTGTATTACACAAAACGCGATTTATATTATCCGCATCTACCTGGGGAGTCTACATCTTTTTATTTAAGAGAAGTAAACAGTACTTATATACACTTTCCTTTATTATTAAAATTCTCTTCTTTAAGAACAGGAAACATTCGTCCTTATTTAGTTGGAGGATTGTCTACTACATTAAACTTATCGAGCAACGCAAAATCAAAAGACGACAACTTTGAAGGGAAATTCAGAGTTAAACAATGGACTGCGGCTTATGAAGTTGGTTTTGGAATTGACTTATTCTCTGAATATTTCATTTTCTCTCCTTCTATTAGAGGAATGTTTGGTATAAACGACGAACTAATTCGTGATAATCCTGCAAATGGAGCAAGTCCCTGGACAGGTAACATTGATTCTATGAAGTCTCGAGCAATTTTAATTAATTTTACTTTTCACTAA